A stretch of DNA from Solea solea chromosome 11, fSolSol10.1, whole genome shotgun sequence:
aCTGTAATGCATTTTACTATGAAGTGTGGGCCCATGCTGCATTTGCTGGTTCATTCAATTACTTGAGGGTCATGAGCATACATTCTTAATCATCAGCCAGGTGTCCAAGGACATATAGGAAATTGTCTTTCATTTATTATGAAACTTAACAGTTTTTTATGGGCTATCAGAAAGATGAGACAAACCTTGGTGATCAtctgtgaaagaaaacatgtaCTCTACCATTGACCATTAATATGGTAAAATTATTTAAGTTGTGTGGCTACTAATATTGCTAATATTAAATACGAGTAGTAGCCTACTCTACAACAATATTGACGGCTGTGATATTCACAGACAAAATATACATCAAAAACAATTACATAATCGGTTACATTTATGCAATATCATGGTCAGCTGTagaataaagataaaaatatgaattaatcaCTCTTAGGTTATAAACATTAATACATCTCGGGGCACACCTTTTTCACAACTTTCACAAGTTTTGACTAAAACATATTCATTGGTGTATTTCGttgaataattgattaatttgcACAAATCTCCTTAAATTACAATTCCACTCCATAACGGTATCTTCATCCATCCAACAGGTGTAAAACCTATCAGAGGCCTGTGTGACAAATCCCACCGATAAGTGGATTTAATCACGGGAGATGGCGGACTTCCCTCACACCTACTGCTCTAAATTTGGCAACAATGAGGGtagagacgaggaggaggaggatatttATCAAGGAGAAACTAACATAGAACCAGACAACCAGCAACATCATGAGTGTATGATCCATGAGCAGCATCTGCAGCTCACTCAAGTGGAAGAAGAACAGCTGCCTGAGGAGGAAACTTTTCAGAGGTGTTTCAGTGAAACGTCTAAACAGGAGACACAGCTTGGTGACATTCTAGCACCTGTAACCCAACTGGACAATGAAGGGGAACACACTGAACAATACATGCTAGATGTCTCGGGTAATATTTCAGAGAATCTCAGCTTTTACCTTGATGGAAAGATTGTGTCAACAAGTACAGTGAGTAGCTGTGAAGTGGCTGAGGTTCATGCAGGTTCTTCGGGTGTAGTTGGACTCGATGCCCTGATTCTTGATCCTACCCATATCACCCAGGTTTTGAATCCAGATTCAGTATCAGGCAAAGAGATACCAGGTCAACTACTGGCGAAGAGAAGAACTACAACACCACCTCTTTTACCACAAATTAAAACTGAACTTGAGTCTGAGGTGGTggtgtcttcctcctcatccacaCTTGTATCCTCTTTAATCGAGAATCTGCTTCCCCTGAATACCGAGTCCACGGTTACGCAGAAGGAAAGAACAGTGTTTCTGTCTCCAAAGTTAAAGCAGATTCTGGAAAAGCAAGATGGCCTTAAACCTACACTTGCCCTTatcacagatggacagacaccTTGTTCGccggtctctctctctgtcctgccTACTGGAACAGGAAAGTTCAAGAGAAGGACCGGATCTCCATCAAGCTCTCCTCAAAACTTAACATCGGAGGAAATGCCTACACCTGACACAGGTAATTTTGTTGCTGTAATTGAAGGACATATGGAGACAGAGAATATGTCACCTGTGCAACTAACAGCCAGTGAAAAAGATGACCCAAAAGCAACTGTGGAGATGCCGGTGGAAAAACCTGTCTTAACCGAGCACTGGCCACCCATGACTGGTGGTAATTCCTGTAATCAACAACCACTGGATCTCTCAAATACAGTTAAGAGAAATAGTGATTTAGCTTTAGCTGATGCTGTGCTGGATTTGAGTTTGCAAAAAAAGAGCCTTGATGAATCTGAATTGACCTTAAATTTGTTTTCACAGGCAGTTTTGAAAGAAGGACCATCAAATAAGTGCATGGTGGATAAACCCTTAATTAATGTTGGAGAGCAAAATGTCAGCTTGGGGAATCCTGAAACTTTACTTACAGATTTTACTATTGTCACAGGTCCAGATATAATGACCCCAGTGGAACCTGTTGCAGATGGTCTTGTTTATGGGCTTGCTCTACCCCCCAATTCTCTAACCCCCTCATCTGCCTCACTTACTCCTGTAACCTTGCAGTCGGCTGCACCGTGCACTATAGCATTTGCTTCCTCAGCCCCACACACCATGCTCTCTTCCACTCCTTCATTAATCACAGTTTTAGCGCCAACACCACCTATTACAAACCCTTCAAGCCAACCAATCCAGGTATTGTCCTCAAATATAACACCTGAGAATTTAGTAATCTGCACAGATAATGCATTGACTTCTTCAGAGTGTGATTTAGCTGCTGCATTTGTAACTGCAAATTCTTCAAATCTTGTCACTCTCTCCCAACCCCTTGACTCGGCATTGAATTTACCTAGCCATGTGTTTCTCACTGATCAAATTGCTCTCAATCCACCTATAGGTGAATCCTCTGCCATGTCAGAGGTACCATTCACACCTGCTGTAAACTTAAACGACTCTCTCATCAACTCGTATAACATTACTAGTAACACAGTGTTGATAGAGTGCACAATAGCTCTTGAAACTCCAGGTAGTGTAGTCCCCTCGGCAACTCCCTTACAAGGAAACACTTTTGATGCTCCGCTACCTACACAGATGGTTGTTAATCACATTGAGCAGCAACAAATTGTATCGGTGCCCAACACTGAAATTGTGGATCCTACTATTCTTGTGTCCTCCATTTCAGAGTCCGTAACTCTGTCCACCGCGACTTCAGTGGTATCTGGTTGTCCACCTGTGACTGAATTGAGTCCCAGCCCAGTTGTTAATGCAGAGCCACCAACCATAAAAGAGGAGGAACCGACTGACTATGCTGTTTCCAAACCTGAAATGCCATGTAAAACCCCACCCCTCTCTGAGAAGGCTGAAGAGGACAAGTCCTCAAATGATGCATTAAGTGATGAACAGCAGAGTTTTGCGAAGAATTTCATCTGCAATGTGTGTGATAAGCTCTTTCATTCAATGAAAGAACTAGGCCATCATGTAGGTGACCACGCTGCTAGATGGCCCTACAAATGTGAATTCTGCGTGCTGCTCTTCGGGAAGCCCTCCGCTCTGCTTGAACATCGATCGGCCCTCCATGGCGTTGGAAAGACGTACGTTTGCAGCATATGTACAAAAGAATTTGTCTACCTCTGCAATCTGAAACAGCATCAGGAGGAATTGCATCCTGGCCAGCAGTGTACatacacagaagaagagaagggaaAACTAAGACCCCAGAACTACAACAACTCACCAAAGGTTCTTGAGGAGCCCTCAGTGCCACTTGTTCTAGAGGAACCAAAGAAACCGGTGAAAAAGGAGGAAAGTGAAGTTAATGTAGCTGCCGAGGAGCTgtttacaacaataaaaatcatGGCCTCAGATGGGGGGAATATCAAAGGACCCAATGTTCGTCTGGGCATTAACCAGCACTATCCCAGCTTCAAGCCACCCCCATTTCCCTACCATAACAGATCACCTGCAGGCTCCATGGCTTCAGCAACAAACTTCACCACTCATAACATCCCACAAACCTTCAGTACAGCTATTCGGTGCACGAAGTGTGGAAAGAGCTTTGACAATATGCCAGAGCTGCACAAGCATATTTTGGCATGTGCAAATGCCAGTGATAAAAGGCGATACACACCTAAGAAGAATCCCATCCCTCTAAGGCACTTTGCAAAAACTCAGAATGGAGTGCTGTCGACTACAAATTCCACTATTGGGCTTAATGCGTCGAATAGAGCAAGCCAATCAAACCGGTCCAAACCTAACCCTGACTCTGCAGTAAAAATGAAATTCAAAGTACTGaacaaaaggaagaaaaggtTGGTCCAGAGGGTTATGCCACAGAGACACAAGTCAGTTTCTTCGTCAAATAAATCCTCATCCACGCAGGTGGGTGAACAGCATGAGATATTTGTCTGCCCACACTGTAGCAGGGAGTTCACAATGCGTCGCTGCAGAACCAAACACATGGCAGTGTGCCCCAAGAAAtcaaaagaggtgaagaaaagaagagaagggGGTATCTCTGTAACAAAGGAAAACGATAGACACCTGCACAGTGGCATCACGTGTGTTGAAGAGAAGAGGCAACAGGCATCACCTCAGCATAAAACACGATTCCAGACTTCTGGCCTCACTAAGAGGCCTGCTATTCTCCCTGTGCAGACTGTCTTTTCCAACAAAAGAAGCAAAATAGTCATAAAGGAGAGCATGCAGCCAAAACAAGAGACCCCAACTCTGAATGAACTTCCTCTTGTACGAACTTTCAAACCTTCAATGCGCCAGTATAGTAGAGTGCAGAATAGCGTTAAAGGATTTCCCCTTAAAATTACCATAGTGAAACCACAGCAGACTGCACCACAGAAGGAAGAGCTGCTCCCCACCCAGAGTCAAGAAGATGCAGCTGGAGACATAACCAGCAACTCTGATCAAAGAGGTACAACATGAAGACTCGCCCACGGCCACTACACGATCAGCAGGTAGTAAGTAACggcacattttaaataaaatctgggggggggagaataaattatttgatttctagaaatacatttgtaaaataGTCATGGCAGGTGCAGAAGATATTTGCACACAAGTATTGTTTTGATAGATGCAGGTAAAATTTAGGGATTCAGATACATTTTAGTGATGTATTAGTAAGACTGAGGAGTGCAatcaaatggaggactcctccactcacgcCTATCTTTCCCAAACGTGTCATGGAACTACCgtggccttttttttgtgtcagtaATGATATAAACACTTTCACAACTCGTCTACTCTCTCCGCCATTTTGTCAtccttctttgttggtttatgcatcaggtttatgtgTGAGGAGCCGTTCTTCTTCCCTTGTGCAGT
This window harbors:
- the LOC131468847 gene encoding PR domain zinc finger protein 2-like isoform X1, with translation MADFPHTYCSKFGNNEGRDEEEEDIYQGETNIEPDNQQHHECMIHEQHLQLTQVEEEQLPEEETFQRCFSETSKQETQLGDILAPVTQLDNEGEHTEQYMLDVSGNISENLSFYLDGKIVSTSTVSSCEVAEVHAGSSGVVGLDALILDPTHITQVLNPDSVSGKEIPGQLLAKRRTTTPPLLPQIKTELESEVVVSSSSSTLVSSLIENLLPLNTESTVTQKERTVFLSPKLKQILEKQDGLKPTLALITDGQTPCSPVSLSVLPTGTGKFKRRTGSPSSSPQNLTSEEMPTPDTGNFVAVIEGHMETENMSPVQLTASEKDDPKATVEMPVEKPVLTEHWPPMTGGNSCNQQPLDLSNTVKRNSDLALADAVLDLSLQKKSLDESELTLNLFSQAVLKEGPSNKCMVDKPLINVGEQNVSLGNPETLLTDFTIVTGPDIMTPVEPVADGLVYGLALPPNSLTPSSASLTPVTLQSAAPCTIAFASSAPHTMLSSTPSLITVLAPTPPITNPSSQPIQVLSSNITPENLVICTDNALTSSECDLAAAFVTANSSNLVTLSQPLDSALNLPSHVFLTDQIALNPPIGESSAMSEVPFTPAVNLNDSLINSYNITSNTVLIECTIALETPGSVVPSATPLQGNTFDAPLPTQMVVNHIEQQQIVSVPNTEIVDPTILVSSISESVTLSTATSVVSGCPPVTELSPSPVVNAEPPTIKEEEPTDYAVSKPEMPCKTPPLSEKAEEDKSSNDALSDEQQSFAKNFICNVCDKLFHSMKELGHHVGDHAARWPYKCEFCVLLFGKPSALLEHRSALHGVGKTYVCSICTKEFVYLCNLKQHQEELHPGQQCTYTEEEKGKLRPQNYNNSPKVLEEPSVPLVLEEPKKPVKKEESEVNVAAEELFTTIKIMASDGGNIKGPNVRLGINQHYPSFKPPPFPYHNRSPAGSMASATNFTTHNIPQTFSTAIRCTKCGKSFDNMPELHKHILACANASDKRRYTPKKNPIPLRHFAKTQNGVLSTTNSTIGLNASNRASQSNRSKPNPDSAVKMKFKVLNKRKKRLVQRVMPQRHKSVSSSNKSSSTQVGEQHEIFVCPHCSREFTMRRCRTKHMAVCPKKSKEVKKRREGGISVTKENDRHLHSGITCVEEKRQQASPQHKTRFQTSGLTKRPAILPVQTVFSNKRSKIVIKESMQPKQETPTLNELPLVRTFKPSMRQYSRVQNSVKGFPLKITIVKPQQTAPQKEELLPTQSQEDAAGDITSNSDQRGTT
- the LOC131468847 gene encoding PR domain zinc finger protein 2-like isoform X8; the protein is MADFPHTYCSKFGNNEGRDEEEEDIYQGETNIEPDNQQHHECMIHEQHLQLTQVEEEQLPEEETFQRCFSETSKQETQLGDILAPVTQLDNEGEHTEQYMLDVSGNISENLSFYLDGKIVSTSTVSSCEVAEVHAGSSGVVGLDALILDPTHITQVLNPDSVSGKEIPGQLLAKRRTTTPPLLPQIKTELESEVVVSSSSSTLVSSLIENLLPLNTESTVTQKERTVFLSPKLKQILEKQDGLKPTLALITDGQTPCSPVSLSVLPTGTGKFKRRTGSPSSSPQNLTSEEMPTPDTESVTLSTATSVVSGCPPVTELSPSPVVNAEPPTIKEEEPTDYAVSKPEMPCKTPPLSEKAEEDKSSNDALSDEQQSFAKNFICNVCDKLFHSMKELGHHVGDHAARWPYKCEFCVLLFGKPSALLEHRSALHGVGKTYVCSICTKEFVYLCNLKQHQEELHPGQQCTYTEEEKGKLRPQNYNNSPKVLEEPSVPLVLEEPKKPVKKEESEVNVAAEELFTTIKIMASDGGNIKGPNVRLGINQHYPSFKPPPFPYHNRSPAGSMASATNFTTHNIPQTFSTAIRCTKCGKSFDNMPELHKHILACANASDKRRYTPKKNPIPLRHFAKTQNGVLSTTNSTIGLNASNRASQSNRSKPNPDSAVKMKFKVLNKRKKRLVQRVMPQRHKSVSSSNKSSSTQVGEQHEIFVCPHCSREFTMRRCRTKHMAVCPKKSKEVKKRREGGISVTKENDRHLHSGITCVEEKRQQASPQHKTRFQTSGLTKRPAILPVQTVFSNKRSKIVIKESMQPKQETPTLNELPLVRTFKPSMRQYSRVQNSVKGFPLKITIVKPQQTAPQKEELLPTQSQEDAAGDITSNSDQRGTT